Below is a genomic region from Scomber scombrus chromosome 3, fScoSco1.1, whole genome shotgun sequence.
GAAATGATAGGATGATTGATGATGTGATGACCACATAAAACAGAACAGATCTCAACAGCAGCATCCTCCCAGACCAGCTGCTACTATAAGTACCGTCCCTCAAAGATAAGACAACCAGACTTCACCTCGAGTCCAATCCACTTCAACTGCCACctgtttaaaaacatgttcagtaTCAAAATAGGGTCCCTGTCTCTTGCTGTGTGTGGTGGccagctgatccagctgtgacACAGTCCTGATGCCACAGGTTCTCTGCCAGGCAGTTGAGGATTGGGGCTACATCACCCAGGCCGTCACTGACCTCCCCACCGGTACGCAGCACCGGTAAGCTCCAAGTCTCCTGGAAGTTCCTCACATCTCTCTCCGCCACATCACAGTGCATGAAAAGGTCAAATCTGAATGAAAACGTTAAGGGCAAACCTTCGTCTTTATACTGGCTTCTCCTTTTAAAGTCAGACatgtttctattgtttctaAAAGCTTAATGGAATCATGCAATTTTGAATCATTCCTAAACTTgtgtttatagtgttttatgTAGGCAACATTACAgtatacacatttacaaaaggATACTTTGTGCCAACCACCAATTTCACAACTCTGCCCACAGACGGCCCGGTCCACTTTGCAATTTGGTTGGACAGATCATCAAAAGACATCCGGTCAgtgaaggaaaacaggaagagaaCGGCGTCCACCTGCTCCTTACAGGACTGGAATGGTGAAAAAGATCTTGTGagttgtacatttatttttttaaatccaaagcAAACACTGCATCTGTTACTAATTCCTGTctcaaaaaaaatgtgtcaatacTGTATAATTCATACCGGAAGTAAATGGTCAAATCTCCGTAAGGCGTTTTCTCCGCAGTCCCACAGCTGCAGACGGAAGAAAAGCACTCTGCCACTTTCTCTCAGCTTCACAGGCCAATACACCACTGTCGTCTCAATACCTTGAACA
It encodes:
- the cplane2 gene encoding ciliogenesis and planar polarity effector 2 — encoded protein: MSLIPPPGSIIAADWHRCADSKEYFSKILRKMRRKNFGLLESPVMPPHVAVDTVHYKIFISGKSGVGKTTLAARLAGLNIPNMHYETTGIETTVVYWPVKLRESGRVLFFRLQLWDCGENALRRFDHLLPSCKEQVDAVLFLFSFTDRMSFDDLSNQIAKWTGPSVGRVVKLVVGTKFDLFMHCDVAERDVRNFQETWSLPVLRTGGEVSDGLGDVAPILNCLAENLWHQDCVTAGSAGHHTQQETGTLF